ACGTATTACACAAGTTAAAAGCGCAATTGATCGTCCTGAGAAACAAAAGCTTACAATCAAAGCTTTGGGACTAGGGAAACTGAACAGGTCGGTTGAAAAAGAAAATAGCGACGCTATTGCGGGAATGATCCGTAAAGTTAGCCATTTGGTTAAAGTTGAAGAAATTTAATAGATACTAATAGTATGAATCTTAGTTCATTAAAACCGGCGGCTGGATCTGTAAAGGTCGGAAAGCGTGTAGGTCGTGGTCAGGGATCCGGAAAAGGAGGAACTGCTGCCCGTGGACACAAAGGAGCTCAATCCCGCTCTGGTTACAGCAGAAAGTTAGGTTTTGAAGGTGGTCAGATGCCTCTGCAGAGACGCTTGCCTAAGTTCGGATTTAACAATATCAATCGTGTAGAGTACAAAGCGTTGAATCTGGATGCCATTCAAAGTCTGGCTGAAAAGACAAGCGCTACTGTAATTACTCTTGAATTGATCCGGGAAAATGGTTTGGCGGCTAAAAAGGATCTTGTTAAGATTCTAGGTCGTGGAGAAATATCTCTGGCGGTAGAAGTGCAGGCTCATGGTTTTTCCGGAAGCGCGGCAGAATCTATTGAGAAAGCAGGTGGTAAAGCGGTTAAACTATAACTTTCGTTTTTCGGTCAGAGATTTAGAGATCGGATTGCAAATGTAAGCCCACAACATGAAACGATTTTTTGAGACGATAAAACATATATTTGCAATTGAGGAGTTGAGAACACGTATTCTCAACACTCTTTTGTTTATAACCATCTTCCGTTTAGGGTCTTATGTAGCTTTGCCTGGTGTAGAACCAGATCAGATGAATGTATCGTCTCAGGGTTTACTAGGTCTTTTGGATACTTT
This portion of the Dyadobacter sp. CECT 9275 genome encodes:
- the rplO gene encoding 50S ribosomal protein L15, which translates into the protein MNLSSLKPAAGSVKVGKRVGRGQGSGKGGTAARGHKGAQSRSGYSRKLGFEGGQMPLQRRLPKFGFNNINRVEYKALNLDAIQSLAEKTSATVITLELIRENGLAAKKDLVKILGRGEISLAVEVQAHGFSGSAAESIEKAGGKAVKL
- the rpmD gene encoding 50S ribosomal protein L30, whose amino-acid sequence is MSKVRITQVKSAIDRPEKQKLTIKALGLGKLNRSVEKENSDAIAGMIRKVSHLVKVEEI